In the Agrococcus sp. Marseille-Q4369 genome, one interval contains:
- a CDS encoding TetR/AcrR family transcriptional regulator C-terminal domain-containing protein, with translation MASTAKGLSRERVVEAAVAVADRAGLGGVSMRSVGRELGVEAMSLYHHIASKHALLDALGDWLMVQVERPSADVPWREGIRARCHSLRAVMRDHAWGPTLVESCRSPGAALLGHLESVLECLHRGGFPVQLAAHAFSVLDAYVYGFVLTEQSLPFEPGGGVDDLAIELALPADAYPRMTALIEHAIVGRSYDYGDEFSYGLELVLDGLEARLAEAGPAAGGAGLPDSR, from the coding sequence ATGGCGAGCACGGCGAAGGGACTCTCGCGCGAGCGCGTCGTGGAGGCGGCCGTCGCGGTCGCCGACCGTGCCGGGCTCGGCGGCGTCAGCATGCGCAGCGTGGGGCGGGAGCTCGGCGTCGAGGCGATGTCGCTCTACCACCACATCGCGAGCAAGCACGCGCTGCTCGACGCGCTCGGCGACTGGCTCATGGTGCAGGTCGAGCGGCCGTCCGCCGACGTGCCGTGGCGCGAGGGCATCCGCGCCCGCTGCCACTCGCTGCGCGCCGTGATGCGCGACCACGCGTGGGGGCCGACGCTCGTCGAGTCATGCCGCTCCCCGGGAGCGGCCCTGCTCGGCCACCTGGAATCGGTGCTCGAGTGCCTGCACCGGGGCGGGTTCCCGGTGCAGCTCGCGGCGCACGCGTTCTCGGTGCTCGACGCCTACGTCTACGGCTTCGTCCTCACCGAGCAGAGCCTCCCCTTCGAGCCGGGCGGCGGCGTCGACGACCTCGCGATCGAGCTCGCGCTGCCGGCGGACGCGTACCCGCGCATGACCGCGCTGATCGAGCACGCGATCGTCGGCCGCTCGTACGACTACGGCGACGAGTTCTCCTACGGGCTCGAGCTCGTGCTCGACGGGCTCGAGGCGAGGCTCGCGGAGGCGGGCCCGGCAGCCGGCGGCGCGGGGCTGCCCGACTCGCGGTAG
- the pth gene encoding aminoacyl-tRNA hydrolase, which produces MTESWLVVGLGNPGPDYARTRHNIGQMALAEVERRAGATPKRHGRAAALVAESRIVGGPKVVTAFPTTFMNRSGGPVAQLMDWYGVEAEHVIVLHDELDLPLGEIRLKQGGGHGGHNGMRDIIAARGGDVLRVRLGIGRPPGRQDPADFVLRPFAKAEQAEADLLVQLGADAVERIIAEGFLAAQQRIHAR; this is translated from the coding sequence GTGACGGAGTCGTGGCTCGTGGTCGGGCTCGGGAATCCCGGGCCCGACTACGCGCGCACGCGCCACAACATCGGCCAGATGGCGCTCGCCGAGGTCGAGCGGCGAGCCGGCGCGACGCCCAAGCGCCACGGCCGCGCCGCCGCCCTCGTCGCCGAGTCGCGCATCGTCGGCGGACCGAAGGTCGTCACGGCGTTCCCGACCACCTTCATGAACCGCTCCGGCGGCCCCGTCGCGCAGCTCATGGACTGGTACGGGGTCGAGGCCGAGCACGTCATCGTGCTGCACGACGAGCTCGACCTGCCGCTCGGCGAGATCCGGCTCAAGCAGGGCGGCGGCCACGGCGGCCACAACGGCATGCGCGACATCATCGCCGCCCGCGGCGGCGACGTGCTGCGCGTGCGGCTCGGCATCGGCCGCCCGCCCGGGCGCCAGGACCCCGCCGACTTCGTGCTCAGGCCGTTCGCGAAAGCGGAGCAGGCGGAGGCCGATCTGCTCGTCCAGCTCGGCGCGGACGCGGTCGAGCGCATCATCGCCGAGGGCTTCCTCGCGGCTCAGCAGCGCATCCACGCCCGCTGA
- a CDS encoding zinc-binding dehydrogenase, producing the protein MSDERKTDNLGLVAHAKEDVRVDALPEPAPAADEAVVGIAFGGICGSDLHYWLHGAAGQSILREPMLLGHEIVGTVLEQAVDGTGPAAGTRVAVHPATPIDDGSAPFPADRPNLSPAGTYLGSAARMPHTAGAFARRVALPARMLRPLPAGLDLRLAALAEPAAVAWHGLGQAGDVAGKRVLVIGTGPIGALAIAVARHHGAVEVVATDLHEHPRALAERLGARAMDARDADGIAALHADVVIESSGTVPGLAAAISGARRGGTVVMLGLQRAGDIAVPMASAITRELTLIGSFRFNDEIDDVLEALADGSLDAAPVISHELPIERGLDALELARDASVSSKVLLTFGEHEGVDP; encoded by the coding sequence ATGAGCGACGAGCGGAAGACGGACAACCTCGGCCTCGTGGCCCACGCGAAGGAGGACGTGCGGGTCGACGCGCTGCCGGAGCCGGCGCCCGCGGCCGACGAGGCGGTCGTCGGGATCGCCTTCGGGGGCATCTGCGGCTCCGACCTCCACTACTGGCTGCACGGCGCAGCGGGACAGTCGATCCTGCGCGAGCCGATGCTGCTCGGCCACGAGATCGTCGGCACCGTGCTCGAGCAGGCCGTCGACGGCACCGGCCCGGCCGCGGGCACGCGCGTCGCCGTGCACCCGGCGACGCCGATCGACGACGGCTCCGCGCCGTTCCCGGCCGATCGGCCGAACCTGAGCCCCGCGGGCACGTACCTCGGCTCGGCCGCGCGCATGCCCCACACGGCAGGCGCCTTCGCGCGCCGCGTCGCGCTGCCGGCTCGCATGCTCCGCCCGCTCCCCGCCGGCCTCGACCTCCGGCTCGCCGCGCTCGCCGAGCCCGCGGCCGTCGCGTGGCACGGCCTCGGCCAGGCCGGCGACGTCGCCGGCAAGCGCGTGCTCGTGATCGGCACCGGTCCGATCGGCGCGCTCGCGATCGCGGTCGCGCGGCACCACGGCGCGGTCGAGGTCGTCGCGACCGACCTGCACGAGCACCCGCGCGCGCTCGCCGAGCGACTCGGCGCGCGCGCGATGGACGCGCGCGACGCCGACGGCATCGCCGCCCTCCACGCCGACGTCGTCATCGAGTCCTCCGGCACCGTGCCGGGGCTCGCCGCCGCCATCAGCGGCGCCCGTCGCGGCGGCACCGTCGTCATGCTCGGGCTCCAGCGCGCGGGTGACATCGCCGTGCCGATGGCGAGCGCCATCACGCGCGAGCTCACGCTCATCGGCTCCTTCCGCTTCAACGACGAGATCGACGACGTGCTCGAGGCGCTCGCCGACGGCTCGCTCGACGCGGCACCGGTCATCAGCCACGAGCTGCCGATCGAGCGCGGCCTCGACGCGCTCGAGCTCGCGCGCGACGCATCCGTATCCTCGAAGGTGCTGCTCACGTTCGGCGAGCACGAGGGAGTGGATCCATGA
- a CDS encoding GntP family permease: MDDLVLNWDLGTGGLLLLAAASIALLLVLIMAFKIHAFLALMITSLLTAFAAGIPFDRLMPALQFGFNPTLGSVMLLVALGAMLGRMIETSGGARVLTDKLIGWFGERRAAMAVGVASLLMGFPIFFDAGLVVMMPIIYAVARRLGGSLLTVAFPAALAFSSMHIFVPPHPGPVSASAILGADVGLVLVLGLVVAIPVWYIVGVLFGGWVGRRYDIGVPSILSGSEEEHRGMESNPAFGKIVFLLVLPLVLILLNTGLNMYAATTDDADAFKAEPVVALLRTLGETPVALLITVIVSMWLLGWGMGKAGTLIEKVADSALGPIASVVLVTGAGGMFGGVLRVTGIGDAIADSLNSIGMPVIVAAFLISLIVRIAQGSATVALTTAASLMAGVVVDGGFNPVEVAAIVLATAAGSVGFSHVNDSGFWLVSKFFGLDVKTTLKTWTVAQGLMAIVGFVLSFAIYLIAGAFG; encoded by the coding sequence ATGGACGACCTCGTCCTCAACTGGGACCTCGGCACGGGAGGCCTGCTGCTGCTCGCGGCCGCGTCCATCGCGCTGCTGCTCGTCCTCATCATGGCGTTCAAGATCCACGCCTTCCTCGCCCTGATGATCACGAGCCTGCTCACGGCGTTCGCCGCCGGCATCCCGTTCGACCGGCTCATGCCCGCGCTGCAGTTCGGGTTCAACCCGACGCTCGGCAGCGTCATGCTGCTCGTCGCGCTCGGCGCGATGCTCGGTCGCATGATCGAGACCTCCGGCGGCGCGAGGGTGCTCACCGACAAGCTCATCGGCTGGTTCGGCGAGCGGCGCGCGGCCATGGCCGTCGGCGTCGCGAGCCTGCTGATGGGCTTCCCGATCTTCTTCGACGCGGGCCTCGTGGTGATGATGCCCATCATCTACGCCGTCGCTCGCCGCTTGGGCGGATCGCTCCTGACCGTCGCGTTCCCCGCGGCGCTCGCCTTCAGCTCCATGCACATCTTCGTGCCGCCGCACCCGGGGCCCGTCTCGGCATCCGCCATCCTGGGCGCCGACGTCGGCCTCGTGCTCGTGCTCGGCCTCGTCGTCGCGATTCCCGTCTGGTACATCGTCGGCGTGCTCTTCGGCGGCTGGGTCGGCCGCCGGTACGACATCGGCGTGCCGTCGATCCTCTCGGGCTCCGAGGAGGAGCACCGCGGCATGGAGTCGAACCCGGCGTTCGGCAAGATCGTCTTCCTGCTCGTCCTGCCGCTCGTGCTCATCCTGCTGAACACGGGCCTCAACATGTACGCCGCGACGACGGACGACGCGGATGCGTTCAAGGCCGAGCCCGTCGTCGCGCTGCTGCGCACCCTCGGCGAGACCCCCGTCGCGCTGCTCATCACCGTGATCGTCTCGATGTGGCTGCTCGGCTGGGGCATGGGCAAGGCGGGCACGCTCATCGAGAAAGTCGCCGACAGCGCGCTCGGCCCGATCGCCTCGGTCGTGCTCGTCACGGGCGCGGGCGGCATGTTCGGCGGCGTGCTGCGCGTCACGGGCATCGGCGACGCGATCGCCGACTCGCTCAACTCGATCGGCATGCCGGTCATCGTCGCAGCCTTCCTCATCTCGCTCATCGTGCGCATCGCGCAGGGCTCGGCGACCGTCGCGCTCACGACGGCCGCGTCGCTCATGGCGGGCGTCGTCGTCGACGGCGGCTTCAACCCCGTCGAGGTCGCCGCGATCGTGCTCGCGACCGCCGCGGGCTCGGTCGGCTTCAGCCACGTGAACGACTCGGGCTTCTGGCTCGTGAGCAAGTTCTTCGGCCTCGACGTCAAGACGACGCTCAAGACCTGGACGGTCGCGCAGGGCCTCATGGCGATCGTCGGCTTCGTGCTGAGCTTCGCGATCTACCTCATCGCGGGCGCCTTCGGGTGA
- a CDS encoding MazG family protein: protein MSALDELVAVMARLRGPGGCPWDGEQTHASLAPYVIEEAHELVEAIEAGDDEHLREELGDVLLQVVFHADIARAEGRFDLDDVARTLTEKLRRRHPHVFADVAVDGIGDVVANWDAIKRAEKPERGSALDGIPASLPALARAQKSIRRAGRAGLALPVETTDASAPETEEELGRALLALARGAAERGLDAERALRTATRELEQRLRAAEAAEGSGDVAR, encoded by the coding sequence ATGAGCGCGCTCGACGAGCTCGTCGCGGTCATGGCCCGACTGCGCGGCCCGGGCGGCTGCCCGTGGGACGGCGAGCAGACGCACGCGTCGCTCGCGCCCTATGTGATCGAGGAGGCGCACGAGCTCGTCGAGGCGATCGAGGCGGGCGACGACGAGCACCTCCGCGAGGAGCTCGGCGACGTGCTGCTGCAGGTCGTCTTCCATGCCGACATCGCGCGGGCCGAGGGTCGCTTCGACCTCGACGACGTCGCCCGGACGCTCACCGAGAAGCTGCGCCGCCGTCACCCCCATGTCTTCGCCGATGTCGCGGTCGACGGAATCGGCGACGTCGTCGCCAACTGGGACGCCATCAAGCGCGCCGAGAAGCCCGAGCGCGGCAGCGCGCTCGACGGCATCCCCGCGAGCCTGCCGGCGCTCGCTCGAGCGCAGAAGTCGATCCGGCGCGCGGGCCGGGCGGGACTCGCGCTCCCCGTGGAGACGACGGATGCCTCGGCGCCCGAGACCGAGGAGGAGCTCGGTCGTGCGCTCCTCGCGCTCGCGCGCGGCGCGGCCGAGCGCGGACTCGATGCCGAGCGGGCGCTGCGCACCGCGACGCGCGAGCTCGAGCAGCGGCTGCGCGCCGCGGAGGCCGCGGAGGGCTCGGGCGACGTCGCGAGGTGA
- a CDS encoding zinc-binding dehydrogenase: MAQISGPFDVVVDTVGAVSTPAGRALLSDDGSLVLVLASLWQLITARGRVKAGVSGSRPEHMARLLALVASGELDPVIQESMPLDEIARAYAIVDSGRKVGNVVVRP, encoded by the coding sequence GTGGCGCAGATCAGCGGGCCCTTCGACGTCGTCGTCGACACCGTCGGTGCGGTCTCGACCCCGGCCGGCCGAGCGCTGCTCTCCGACGACGGCTCGCTCGTCCTGGTGCTCGCCTCGCTGTGGCAGCTCATCACTGCCCGCGGCCGGGTCAAGGCGGGCGTCTCGGGCTCGCGCCCCGAGCACATGGCGCGGCTGCTCGCGCTCGTGGCGAGCGGCGAGCTCGACCCCGTGATCCAGGAGTCGATGCCGCTCGACGAGATCGCCCGCGCCTACGCGATCGTCGACTCCGGCCGGAAGGTCGGCAACGTCGTGGTGCGCCCCTAG
- the mfd gene encoding transcription-repair coupling factor produces MRAPVVASLASGSSRPLLVITATRREADAVRDDLEAWLPSAQVLTLPAWETLPHERLSPSAETVGQRGAALRAVAERDPATPTVVIASVRAALQPVADNLLDIEPVELVAGARGVDLAELSRRLVDLAYLRVDMVTRRGEFAVRGGIVDVFSPAADHPVRIELFGDEVEQMRWFHVADQRSDPTPLERVVLPPSRELLLTDAVRARARQLAPEFPGIAQMLEKIAEGIPVEGMESLAPALLPRLVPVTHYLPDAGVVVLGPERIRDRVASLNETNQEFLQAAWSAATAGGEAPVDLSSGFLSLDELHDAVDGPWWTLSTLQADESVDAIDAHAVPSFAGRADGAVEHLRERTRDGWRVVVTAAGHGMVERAVQVLGEHGVAAREVDALPAELEPGIVHVTRAAIEHGFSLPEERVELVSEAEFFGRAVGVDSRQPHKLAGRRRSVVDPLQLKAGDYVVHETHGVGRFVELTQRTVSSGGRNPVKTTREYLVIEYAPSKRGQPGDRLSVPTDQLDQLNRYVGGEAPQLSKMGGSDWQQAKSKARRAVRDIAVELVQLYSKRMASRGRAFGPDSPWQRELEDAFPYAETPDQLTTIDEVKRDMERPVPMDRLLSGDVGYGKTEVAVRAAFKAVQDGTQVAVLVPTTLLVRQHFETFAARFAGFPVQVRALSRFQTDKEVRETMKGIADGTVDVVIGTHRILGESVHFKELGLVIIDEEQRFGVEHKEKLKALKANVDVLAMSATPIPRTLEMAVTGIREMSTLATPPEARHPVLTFVGAYNEQQVAAAIRRELLREGQVFFVHNRVSSINRVAAQLAELVPEARIGVAHGKMAESQLERVIVDFWEKEYDVLVSTTIVETGLDIPNANTLIVDRAERYGLSQLHQLRGRVGRGRERAYAYFLYDADKPLSETAHDRLETIAVHNELGAGMQVAMKDLEIRGAGNLLGGEQSGHIAGVGFDLYLRMVGEAVAVFRGEEDEGPRELRLELPVDAVIPEDYVDSERLRLEAYQKISAAASARDDGAIDQVLDELRDRYGEPPAQVTSLIAIARLRRKAQRAKLSEVITVGPNLRVSPAELAESTQLRLRRMYPGAKLNAQAATLVVPIPTAGGGRLAGTQAEPLPDAELIAWVDALLAAIFPPPKEPSSPPADDGTASA; encoded by the coding sequence ATGCGCGCACCGGTCGTCGCCTCGCTCGCGAGCGGCTCCTCCCGCCCGCTGCTCGTCATCACCGCGACCCGGCGCGAGGCCGATGCCGTGCGCGACGACCTCGAGGCCTGGCTGCCGAGCGCGCAGGTGCTCACGCTCCCCGCGTGGGAGACGCTCCCGCACGAGCGATTGAGCCCGTCGGCCGAGACCGTCGGCCAGCGCGGCGCAGCGCTCCGCGCGGTCGCTGAGCGCGACCCCGCAACGCCGACCGTCGTCATCGCCTCGGTGCGCGCCGCGCTGCAGCCGGTCGCCGACAACCTGCTCGACATCGAGCCGGTCGAGCTCGTCGCGGGCGCTCGCGGCGTCGACCTCGCCGAGCTCTCGCGCCGGCTCGTCGACCTCGCCTACCTGCGCGTCGACATGGTCACCCGCCGCGGCGAGTTCGCCGTGCGCGGCGGCATCGTCGACGTCTTCAGCCCCGCCGCCGACCACCCCGTGCGCATCGAGCTCTTCGGCGACGAGGTCGAGCAGATGCGCTGGTTCCACGTCGCCGACCAGCGCAGCGACCCGACGCCCCTCGAGCGGGTCGTGCTGCCCCCGAGCCGCGAGCTGCTGCTGACGGATGCGGTGCGCGCGCGGGCGCGCCAGCTCGCCCCCGAGTTCCCCGGCATCGCGCAGATGCTCGAGAAGATCGCGGAGGGCATCCCGGTCGAGGGCATGGAGTCGCTCGCGCCCGCGCTGCTGCCGCGGCTCGTGCCGGTGACCCACTACCTGCCCGACGCGGGCGTCGTCGTGCTCGGGCCCGAGCGCATCCGGGATCGCGTCGCGAGCCTGAACGAGACCAACCAGGAGTTCCTGCAGGCCGCGTGGAGCGCCGCGACCGCGGGCGGGGAGGCGCCCGTCGACCTCAGCAGCGGCTTCCTGAGCCTCGACGAGCTGCACGACGCGGTCGACGGCCCGTGGTGGACGCTCTCGACCCTGCAGGCCGACGAATCGGTCGACGCGATCGACGCGCACGCCGTGCCGAGCTTCGCCGGCCGCGCCGATGGCGCCGTCGAGCACCTCCGCGAGCGCACGCGCGACGGCTGGCGCGTCGTCGTCACCGCGGCCGGCCACGGCATGGTCGAGCGCGCCGTGCAGGTGCTCGGCGAGCACGGCGTCGCCGCGCGCGAGGTCGACGCGCTGCCCGCCGAGCTCGAGCCCGGCATCGTGCACGTCACGCGGGCTGCGATCGAGCACGGCTTCTCGCTGCCCGAGGAGCGCGTCGAGCTCGTGAGCGAAGCCGAGTTCTTCGGCCGCGCGGTCGGCGTCGACAGCCGCCAGCCGCACAAGCTCGCCGGCCGCCGCCGCTCGGTCGTCGACCCGCTGCAGCTCAAGGCGGGCGACTACGTCGTGCACGAGACGCACGGCGTCGGCCGCTTCGTCGAACTCACCCAGCGCACCGTCTCGAGCGGCGGGCGGAACCCCGTCAAGACGACGCGCGAGTACCTCGTGATCGAGTACGCGCCCTCGAAGCGCGGCCAGCCGGGCGACCGGCTCTCGGTGCCGACCGACCAGCTCGACCAGCTGAACCGCTACGTCGGCGGCGAGGCGCCGCAGCTGTCGAAGATGGGCGGCAGCGACTGGCAGCAGGCGAAGTCGAAGGCGCGGCGGGCCGTGCGCGACATCGCGGTCGAGCTCGTGCAGCTCTACTCGAAGCGGATGGCCTCGCGCGGCCGCGCGTTCGGCCCCGACTCGCCGTGGCAGCGCGAGCTCGAGGACGCCTTCCCGTACGCCGAGACGCCCGACCAGCTGACGACGATCGACGAGGTCAAGCGCGACATGGAGCGGCCGGTGCCGATGGACCGGCTGCTCTCGGGCGACGTCGGCTACGGCAAGACCGAGGTCGCGGTGCGCGCCGCGTTCAAGGCCGTGCAGGACGGCACGCAGGTCGCCGTGCTCGTGCCGACGACGCTGCTCGTGCGGCAGCACTTCGAGACCTTCGCCGCCCGGTTCGCCGGCTTCCCGGTGCAGGTGCGCGCGCTCAGCCGCTTCCAGACCGACAAGGAGGTGCGCGAGACGATGAAGGGCATCGCCGACGGCACCGTCGACGTCGTCATCGGCACCCACCGCATCCTCGGGGAGTCCGTGCACTTCAAGGAGCTCGGGCTCGTCATCATCGACGAGGAGCAGCGCTTCGGCGTCGAGCACAAGGAGAAGCTCAAGGCGCTCAAGGCCAACGTCGACGTGCTCGCGATGTCGGCGACGCCCATCCCGCGCACGCTCGAGATGGCGGTCACGGGCATCCGCGAGATGTCGACGCTCGCGACGCCGCCCGAGGCGCGCCACCCCGTGCTGACCTTCGTCGGCGCCTACAACGAGCAGCAGGTCGCCGCGGCGATCCGCCGCGAGCTGCTGCGCGAGGGCCAGGTCTTCTTCGTGCACAACCGCGTCTCGTCGATCAACCGCGTCGCGGCGCAGCTCGCGGAGCTCGTGCCCGAGGCACGCATCGGCGTCGCCCACGGCAAGATGGCCGAGTCGCAGCTCGAGCGCGTCATCGTCGACTTCTGGGAGAAGGAGTACGACGTGCTCGTCTCCACCACGATCGTCGAGACAGGGCTCGACATCCCGAACGCGAACACGCTCATCGTCGATCGCGCCGAGCGCTACGGCCTCAGCCAGCTGCACCAGCTGCGCGGGCGCGTCGGCCGCGGCCGTGAGCGCGCCTACGCCTACTTCCTCTACGACGCCGACAAGCCCCTCTCCGAGACGGCGCACGACCGGCTCGAGACGATCGCGGTGCACAACGAGCTCGGCGCGGGCATGCAGGTCGCGATGAAGGACCTCGAGATCCGCGGCGCGGGCAACCTGCTCGGCGGCGAGCAGTCGGGGCACATCGCGGGCGTCGGCTTCGACCTCTACTTGCGGATGGTCGGGGAGGCCGTCGCGGTCTTCCGCGGCGAGGAGGACGAGGGCCCGCGCGAGCTGCGGCTCGAGCTGCCCGTCGACGCCGTGATCCCCGAGGACTACGTCGATTCCGAGCGGCTGCGGCTCGAGGCGTACCAGAAGATCTCTGCCGCGGCCTCGGCGCGCGACGACGGCGCGATCGACCAGGTGCTCGACGAGCTGCGCGACCGCTACGGCGAGCCGCCCGCGCAGGTGACGTCGCTCATCGCGATCGCGCGGCTGCGGCGCAAGGCCCAGCGCGCGAAGCTCTCGGAGGTCATCACCGTCGGCCCCAACCTGCGCGTCTCGCCCGCCGAGCTCGCGGAGTCGACGCAGCTGCGGCTGCGCCGCATGTACCCGGGGGCGAAGCTCAACGCGCAAGCGGCCACGCTCGTCGTGCCGATCCCGACCGCGGGCGGCGGCCGGCTCGCCGGCACGCAGGCCGAGCCGCTGCCCGACGCCGAGCTCATCGCGTGGGTCGATGCGCTGCTCGCGGCGATCTTCCCGCCGCCGAAGGAGCCATCGAGCCCGCCCGCCGACGACGGCACGGCATCCGCATGA
- a CDS encoding gluconokinase, with the protein MSETRYPSMIIMGVQGSGKTTIGQALADRLNIQFIDGDDLHPAANKQKMAGGTPLTDEDRVPWLKAIGDAIATGRAEGRITIVACSALKRWYRELLRASDPQLVFVHLEGDKGLLADRIAHRDHEYMPSTLLDSQIETLEPLAEWEHGIAISIDQTPAAIVDEVTRILIGRAAGRTVELGPETTITGTIHLPGR; encoded by the coding sequence ATGAGCGAGACGCGATACCCGTCCATGATCATCATGGGCGTGCAGGGCTCCGGCAAGACGACGATCGGGCAAGCGCTCGCCGACCGCCTCAACATCCAGTTCATCGACGGGGACGACCTGCACCCGGCGGCGAACAAGCAGAAGATGGCCGGCGGCACGCCGCTGACCGACGAGGATCGCGTGCCGTGGCTCAAGGCCATCGGTGACGCGATCGCGACGGGGCGCGCTGAGGGACGCATCACGATCGTCGCGTGCTCGGCGCTCAAGCGCTGGTACCGCGAGCTGCTGCGCGCGAGCGACCCGCAGCTCGTCTTCGTGCATCTCGAGGGCGACAAGGGCCTGCTCGCCGACCGCATCGCGCACCGCGACCACGAGTACATGCCCTCGACGCTGCTCGACAGCCAGATCGAGACGCTCGAGCCGCTCGCCGAGTGGGAGCACGGCATCGCCATCTCCATCGACCAGACCCCCGCGGCGATCGTCGACGAGGTCACGCGCATCCTGATCGGCCGAGCGGCCGGCCGCACCGTCGAGCTCGGCCCCGAGACCACGATCACCGGCACGATCCACCTGCCCGGGCGCTGA
- a CDS encoding 50S ribosomal protein L25/general stress protein Ctc, with amino-acid sequence MSDNKLETEPRTSFGKGAARKIRAAGKVPAVLYGHGTEPKHLTLDAHQVFLLVRRSNAILDLQVDGASQLALVKDVQRNPVLQGRDAIEHLDLLIVKRGEKVIVDVPVHLEGESYPGTINNLEETAISVEVDALNIPDSIVVSIEGLEEGAQVLASDIQLPAGTTLVTEPDTLVVGIMVPAAPTLDDESAEGDVVPSGEASQQTDA; translated from the coding sequence ATGAGCGACAACAAGCTCGAGACCGAGCCCCGCACGTCCTTCGGCAAGGGCGCGGCCCGCAAGATCCGCGCCGCAGGCAAGGTCCCCGCGGTCCTGTACGGCCACGGCACCGAGCCCAAGCACCTCACGCTCGACGCCCACCAGGTCTTCCTGCTCGTGCGCCGCTCGAACGCCATCCTCGACCTCCAGGTCGACGGCGCGTCGCAGCTCGCGCTCGTGAAGGACGTGCAGCGCAACCCCGTGCTGCAGGGCCGCGACGCCATCGAGCACCTCGACCTCCTGATCGTCAAGCGCGGCGAGAAGGTCATCGTCGACGTGCCCGTGCACCTCGAGGGCGAGTCCTACCCCGGCACGATCAACAACCTCGAGGAGACCGCGATCTCGGTCGAGGTCGACGCGCTCAACATCCCCGACTCGATCGTCGTCTCGATCGAGGGCCTCGAGGAGGGCGCGCAGGTGCTCGCGAGCGACATCCAGCTGCCCGCTGGCACGACGCTCGTCACCGAGCCCGACACCCTCGTCGTCGGCATCATGGTGCCGGCCGCGCCGACGCTCGACGACGAGTCGGCCGAGGGCGACGTCGTGCCGAGCGGCGAGGCCTCGCAGCAGACGGACGCGTAG
- a CDS encoding YcnI family protein: MSTSTDRARRRIRAERRIRPLPTLTGTAIAAALVLAAPIAASAHVHAEPTSTEPGARADIAFAIGHGCDGSPTTAVEIEVPAEIAAVGLIANPGWDVAIDTADGLRTVVFTADEPLPDGVRDTLELSATLPDDAEDGTVLAFPTRQLCEVGESAWTDADQSSDTPAPIVTIGGAAEHAHGGSAEGAEAEHDADAGGEHAGTEATAASAGDASSAAMPIAIAALVVALAAAALAAFAAFRRRA, from the coding sequence ATGTCCACGTCCACCGACCGAGCCCGCCGACGCATCCGAGCCGAGCGGCGCATCCGACCCCTGCCCACGCTGACGGGCACCGCGATCGCGGCCGCCCTCGTGCTCGCCGCGCCCATCGCCGCGAGCGCGCACGTGCACGCCGAGCCGACGAGCACCGAGCCCGGCGCGCGCGCCGACATCGCCTTCGCGATCGGCCACGGCTGCGACGGCTCGCCCACGACGGCCGTCGAGATCGAGGTGCCGGCTGAGATCGCGGCGGTCGGCCTCATCGCGAACCCCGGGTGGGACGTCGCGATCGACACCGCGGACGGCCTCCGCACCGTCGTCTTCACGGCCGACGAGCCGCTGCCCGACGGGGTGCGCGACACGCTCGAGCTGAGCGCGACGCTGCCCGACGACGCCGAGGACGGGACCGTGCTCGCCTTCCCGACGCGGCAGCTGTGCGAGGTGGGGGAGTCGGCGTGGACCGACGCCGACCAGTCGTCTGACACCCCGGCGCCCATCGTCACGATCGGCGGCGCGGCTGAGCACGCGCACGGTGGGTCCGCGGAGGGCGCGGAGGCCGAGCACGACGCCGATGCCGGTGGCGAGCACGCCGGCACCGAGGCGACGGCCGCGTCAGCGGGCGATGCGTCGAGCGCCGCGATGCCGATCGCGATCGCCGCACTCGTCGTCGCGCTCGCGGCAGCGGCGCTCGCCGCCTTCGCCGCGTTCCGCCGCCGCGCCTGA